One window of Fimbriimonadia bacterium genomic DNA carries:
- the ruvA gene encoding Holliday junction branch migration protein RuvA, with product MITRLRGTVLERSKGRLVVDVNGVGYEVAVSDSVERVAPESVDLFIRLVCHDGEWDLYGFLGPVERDVFDLLRSVSGVGPRTALGLIGSMGAGELAKAVAHREAKALTTAPGVGPKLAQRIVLELADKMGEMALLDRAVSQVSVSSQIDDVEAALVALGYPKAEARRAALSAADGGSHHASVEDLVRKALSLVARR from the coding sequence ATGATCACCAGGCTACGTGGCACCGTTCTCGAGCGCAGTAAAGGACGACTGGTAGTGGACGTCAACGGCGTCGGCTACGAAGTGGCGGTCAGCGATTCGGTGGAGCGCGTTGCCCCCGAGTCAGTGGATCTGTTTATCCGACTGGTCTGCCATGACGGCGAATGGGACCTGTACGGGTTCTTGGGACCAGTGGAACGAGACGTGTTCGACCTCTTGAGGTCCGTCAGCGGCGTGGGACCGCGCACGGCGCTCGGGCTCATCGGATCCATGGGGGCGGGGGAACTCGCGAAGGCGGTGGCACACCGCGAGGCCAAAGCCTTGACAACAGCCCCGGGCGTCGGCCCGAAGCTAGCACAACGCATCGTCCTCGAACTTGCGGACAAGATGGGTGAGATGGCGTTGCTCGACAGGGCGGTGTCCCAAGTATCAGTCTCCTCACAGATCGACGATGTAGAGGCTGCGCTGGTCGCGCTCGGGTATCCGAAGGCCGAGGCCCGCCGAGCCGCCCTTTCCGCGGCGGACGGTGGCTCCCACCACGCAAGCGTCGAGGACCTGGTGCGGAAAGCGTTGAGCCTAGTTGCGCGGAGATAG
- the ruvB gene encoding Holliday junction branch migration DNA helicase RuvB yields the protein MEQRIVAPEPQPDDVGEGSLRPQWLREFIGQAEMKERLSIFVEAARSRGEPLDHTLLYGPPGLGKTTLGNIIAHEMGVPVRVTSGPAIERPGDLASILTNLEPDQVLFIDEVHRLPRTVEEVLYPAMEDFKLDIVIGKGPSANAIRLNLPPFTIVGSTTRIGLLSAPLRDRFGVVFHFGFYEPEDLKRIVERSAALLDVKCTPDGSEEIAGRSRGTPRIANRLLKRVRDYAQVRADGVITRDVAKAALAMLEVDAIGLDRVDRTLLSTIIRKFGGGPVGLDTLAAAISEDAGTIEDVYEPFLIQLGFLNRTPRGRCATPHAYRHLGVQIPAEAESLFDTGGGS from the coding sequence CTGGAGCAGAGGATCGTGGCACCGGAACCGCAACCCGACGACGTGGGCGAGGGCTCGCTCCGCCCACAGTGGCTGCGGGAGTTCATCGGGCAGGCGGAGATGAAGGAGCGGCTGTCCATCTTCGTGGAGGCTGCACGCTCGCGCGGTGAGCCGCTAGACCACACGCTCCTCTACGGACCGCCCGGCCTCGGCAAGACGACCCTCGGCAACATCATCGCGCACGAGATGGGAGTGCCCGTCCGAGTCACCTCTGGCCCTGCCATCGAGCGACCCGGCGACCTGGCTTCCATCCTCACGAACCTGGAGCCAGACCAGGTGTTGTTCATTGACGAGGTCCACCGTTTGCCTCGCACCGTAGAGGAAGTGCTCTACCCAGCGATGGAGGACTTCAAACTGGACATCGTCATCGGCAAGGGTCCCAGCGCAAACGCCATCCGCCTGAACTTGCCGCCCTTCACGATCGTCGGCTCCACGACACGAATCGGCTTGCTCTCGGCACCGCTCCGCGACCGGTTCGGCGTGGTGTTCCATTTCGGCTTCTACGAGCCCGAGGACCTGAAGCGGATTGTCGAGCGCTCCGCAGCATTGCTGGACGTGAAGTGCACGCCGGACGGCTCCGAGGAGATCGCCGGCCGGTCGCGCGGAACACCGCGCATAGCCAATCGTCTACTAAAGAGGGTGCGCGACTATGCCCAGGTGCGCGCCGACGGCGTGATCACGCGCGATGTCGCGAAAGCTGCGTTGGCAATGCTGGAGGTGGACGCAATCGGATTGGACCGCGTGGACAGAACGTTGCTATCCACTATCATCCGCAAATTCGGCGGTGGGCCGGTTGGTCTCGACACCCTCGCGGCCGCCATCAGCGAAGATGCCGGCACAATCGAAGACGTGTATGAGCCGTTTCTTATTCAGCTCGGTTTCCTGAATCGAACGCCGCGGGGACGTTGTGCAACCCCGCACGCGTACCGACACCTGGGAGTGCAGATTCCTGCCGAAGCCGAGTCGTTGTTCGATACCGGAGGTGGATCGTGA
- a CDS encoding tetratricopeptide repeat protein: MRCTHCGADNPDDSAFCRKCGRRLLSPRPTQVIDFEKLLNDGYASLDAGHTGEALLAAEGILRSDPANTSALALKSLVHERTGDLDQAIDALEQLVTLNPDSTPDRRRLLELRARRGYPTYRVQRPVTPTGSPLLAASLTAIVFLVCALAFTLIVFRDRPEQTQAGEMNGRPAATETSREYAQVPTTGQTPGVPPINHYRPEAAQQPATSQPVTVAPGASAPTGALLPPIVPIIGGEGSANNDTNIAGTTTQPAEPGGAVMPSPPSTDTRPPAPRSIIEVSVTPPSGSGSAPTGPSEDQESLNYLRIAQAQQQQADYAKAIQTYRKALPGARFPGRIYQAIALCHYRLGQMNDAAAAYEKAIQAYDAQARSGYDVNGAQAGIAACRAGLRAVRAGG, from the coding sequence GTGAGATGCACCCACTGTGGGGCGGATAATCCGGACGACAGCGCTTTCTGTAGAAAGTGCGGTCGGCGTCTCCTGTCGCCTCGCCCTACTCAGGTCATTGACTTCGAGAAACTGCTGAACGACGGTTACGCATCGCTGGACGCCGGACACACAGGAGAGGCGCTGCTTGCCGCGGAGGGCATTCTCCGCTCGGACCCCGCCAACACCTCCGCACTCGCACTCAAATCGCTGGTGCACGAGCGAACCGGCGACCTTGACCAGGCGATTGACGCTCTCGAGCAGCTCGTGACTCTCAACCCGGACAGCACGCCGGACCGGCGGCGCTTATTGGAGCTGCGGGCTCGACGCGGCTACCCGACCTACCGGGTGCAGCGCCCGGTCACTCCAACAGGCTCGCCTTTGCTCGCGGCAAGTCTCACCGCCATCGTGTTCCTAGTGTGCGCACTGGCGTTCACCCTGATCGTCTTCCGCGACAGACCCGAGCAGACCCAGGCAGGCGAGATGAACGGCCGGCCTGCAGCCACTGAGACCTCCCGCGAGTACGCTCAAGTACCGACGACGGGCCAAACGCCTGGTGTTCCGCCCATCAACCATTATCGTCCCGAGGCCGCACAGCAACCCGCAACCTCGCAACCTGTCACCGTCGCACCCGGTGCGTCCGCCCCCACCGGCGCGCTGCTACCGCCGATCGTGCCGATAATCGGCGGCGAAGGCTCGGCGAACAACGACACGAACATCGCTGGGACCACAACACAGCCGGCCGAGCCAGGCGGCGCGGTCATGCCCTCTCCGCCGTCCACCGACACCCGTCCACCAGCACCAAGGTCCATTATCGAGGTCTCCGTGACACCTCCCAGCGGCTCGGGAAGCGCACCGACTGGCCCGAGCGAGGACCAGGAGTCGCTGAACTACCTTAGGATCGCGCAAGCACAGCAGCAGCAGGCGGACTACGCGAAGGCGATCCAGACCTACCGGAAGGCTCTGCCCGGTGCGCGTTTTCCCGGCAGGATTTACCAGGCGATCGCCCTCTGCCACTACCGGCTGGGCCAGATGAACGATGCGGCGGCGGCCTATGAAAAGGCTATCCAAGCCTACGACGCACAGGCCCGCTCAGGGTACGACGTCAACGGTGCGCAGGCTGGCATCGCTGCATGTCGGGCTGGCCTCCGTGCGGTTCGGGCGGGAGGATAG
- a CDS encoding tetratricopeptide repeat protein produces the protein MRQTVVLAWLLWATAVLGQQPRLLIHQERSAASPETDPNIVIVRVLEQELDQTGKVLPIIYSPQSRLVQLAIAQGKLKEAFAAPSRQQISDIAKALECKYVLIVAAQVVGDAVQVSGELHRHGAREPVWGPVQQSFSAATPAKLDLDMAAASAARTIALQLVNGPLAAEESQPPLPPVDPGSGSGITTPPADRENKPLRDAKAALERGDHAEAASLLRTAVDRDPLNPEIRATLTSVYSSLGLHDLAVAEAVRARSLMPEERSTQLAYARTLMQAGRLRESEVAYREMLDKDKDWIEAMVGLAEVQIARLLPQEAERLYRRARELAPKDPDIAWGLSEVLAMEGDFAGSLREHDAAVALGMSADPSAAAKRYDRLAALITGLAAQLAAETEELHAEALRTRETDSFDLSARIATLLGRTNNLCSYLDQLPPPAVHRASHSRRVLGMNLMSQAILAIKRAVEQNEKDPLDEAVVSRAEAVREMLEAVKVFEQEQAEERAQKTATPGTNEKSPYPER, from the coding sequence TTGCGGCAAACGGTCGTCCTGGCATGGCTGCTCTGGGCAACCGCCGTCCTGGGGCAGCAACCACGCCTGCTTATCCACCAAGAACGTTCGGCAGCCTCTCCAGAAACCGACCCGAACATCGTCATCGTGCGCGTGCTGGAGCAGGAGTTGGATCAAACAGGCAAGGTGCTGCCCATCATCTACTCACCGCAATCCCGCCTCGTGCAGCTTGCCATCGCACAGGGGAAGCTGAAGGAGGCGTTCGCAGCACCTTCTCGGCAACAGATCTCCGACATCGCAAAAGCGCTGGAGTGCAAATACGTGCTCATCGTGGCGGCACAGGTCGTCGGCGATGCGGTTCAAGTTTCCGGCGAGTTGCACCGACATGGTGCGCGCGAACCAGTGTGGGGGCCGGTCCAACAGAGTTTCAGTGCAGCAACCCCCGCCAAGTTGGACCTCGACATGGCCGCCGCCTCTGCAGCGCGAACCATAGCCCTGCAGCTCGTCAACGGCCCTCTCGCTGCCGAGGAGAGCCAGCCACCACTACCGCCTGTGGACCCTGGTTCGGGATCCGGCATCACCACTCCGCCCGCTGATCGAGAGAACAAGCCTCTGCGCGACGCAAAGGCCGCTCTCGAGCGAGGCGACCATGCCGAGGCCGCTTCCCTTCTACGCACCGCTGTGGACCGCGACCCCTTGAACCCCGAGATTCGTGCCACGTTGACCTCGGTGTACAGCTCACTCGGACTTCATGATTTGGCGGTCGCCGAAGCGGTTCGTGCTCGATCGTTGATGCCAGAGGAGCGTTCCACGCAACTTGCCTATGCCCGCACTCTCATGCAGGCCGGACGGCTACGAGAAAGCGAAGTGGCCTATCGAGAGATGCTCGACAAGGACAAGGATTGGATCGAGGCGATGGTCGGACTAGCCGAGGTGCAGATTGCCCGCCTGCTTCCTCAGGAGGCCGAACGCCTCTATCGCCGTGCCCGCGAACTTGCCCCTAAGGACCCAGACATCGCCTGGGGCCTGTCCGAGGTGCTGGCTATGGAAGGTGACTTCGCCGGCAGTTTGCGTGAGCACGACGCAGCCGTGGCGCTCGGCATGTCCGCCGACCCTTCGGCCGCGGCCAAGCGATATGACCGACTCGCAGCCCTTATCACTGGTCTCGCGGCACAGCTCGCAGCGGAAACCGAGGAACTACACGCAGAGGCTCTCAGGACTCGTGAGACCGATAGCTTCGACCTGAGCGCTCGAATCGCCACACTACTCGGTCGAACCAACAACCTATGCAGCTATCTCGACCAGCTTCCGCCGCCTGCTGTACATCGTGCTAGCCACTCTCGTAGGGTACTCGGCATGAATCTTATGAGCCAAGCGATCCTCGCGATCAAGCGAGCGGTCGAGCAAAATGAGAAGGACCCGCTGGACGAAGCCGTTGTAAGCCGCGCCGAGGCGGTACGGGAGATGCTCGAAGCGGTGAAGGTCTTCGAGCAGGAGCAGGCCGAAGAGCGGGCACAAAAAACAGCCACCCCGGGCACAAATGAAAAGTCGCCCTACCCGGAGCGATAG
- a CDS encoding glycosyltransferase, with the protein MIETVARGLSGERFGFSFSTLYDEGPVGALLREAGYSVTARLAKVRMDPLIYLRLRRLLREQKPDLLHVTDSTLPLFWAGALRRAGHAPPLVIAVHSMGHYEGSRRSWLSKKMALPVASAVVCLSEAHRDYVIRNDGARREAVRIVPVGVDVSRFAPPEAKDAARAAMGFVPDALHVGIVGALRPEKNHEMFLRVAESVLALHPQAHFHVAGDGTRMEHLRRLSTDLGLGGSVTFHGAVRDVAPMVAAFDVLLLTSHLEAFPQVLLEGMACAVPVCATDVGCVRDIVEDGLNGFVSPPGDVEAMAANVARLLGDQNLRVQMGAAGRRVVEQRYTREIMIAGYGQVFEEACTSKRLEGKG; encoded by the coding sequence GTGATTGAAACCGTCGCTCGCGGCCTGTCCGGCGAGCGATTCGGCTTCTCATTCTCCACGCTTTACGATGAGGGGCCGGTCGGAGCTCTGCTGCGTGAGGCGGGCTACTCCGTTACGGCCCGCTTGGCGAAGGTGCGAATGGACCCCTTGATCTACCTCCGGCTCAGGAGACTCCTGCGAGAGCAGAAACCGGACTTGTTGCACGTTACGGATTCCACGCTGCCCCTCTTCTGGGCTGGTGCGCTGCGACGAGCGGGGCATGCACCGCCGCTGGTGATCGCCGTTCACTCGATGGGTCACTATGAGGGAAGCCGCCGTTCCTGGCTGTCAAAGAAGATGGCGCTTCCGGTGGCGAGCGCCGTCGTTTGTCTCTCGGAGGCCCACAGAGACTACGTGATTCGTAACGATGGGGCACGGCGGGAAGCCGTTCGGATCGTGCCGGTGGGAGTGGATGTCTCGCGCTTCGCTCCTCCTGAAGCGAAGGATGCGGCTCGGGCCGCCATGGGATTCGTTCCGGACGCCCTCCATGTCGGCATCGTGGGCGCCCTCCGGCCGGAGAAGAACCACGAGATGTTCCTTCGAGTTGCCGAGTCGGTGCTTGCCCTGCATCCGCAGGCACACTTCCATGTCGCAGGGGATGGCACACGGATGGAACATCTTCGGAGACTCTCCACGGATTTGGGACTTGGCGGCAGTGTTACCTTTCACGGGGCGGTGCGGGATGTCGCACCGATGGTGGCTGCCTTCGACGTTCTGCTGCTCACGAGCCACCTAGAGGCGTTTCCCCAGGTTCTGCTCGAGGGAATGGCGTGTGCCGTACCCGTGTGCGCCACAGACGTGGGTTGCGTGCGTGACATAGTGGAGGACGGGCTCAACGGATTCGTTTCGCCGCCAGGCGATGTGGAAGCGATGGCCGCGAATGTGGCGAGACTGCTGGGAGACCAGAACCTTCGGGTCCAAATGGGCGCCGCTGGACGCCGGGTCGTCGAACAACGATACACTCGGGAGATCATGATAGCCGGGTACGGTCAGGTGTTCGAAGAGGCGTGCACTTCCAAGCGATTGGAGGGGAAAGGTTGA
- a CDS encoding type IIA DNA topoisomerase subunit B has protein sequence MDAGADSQLDTHADASYTAQDLEVLQGLEGVRLRPSMYIGDPNIRGLHQLFNEVVDNAVDEALAGFCDRIEITLIDERTCSVRDNGRGFPIDIHEETGLSGLETVMTMLHAGGKFGGRGYKVSSGLHGVGVSVVNALSRWLEVEVCRDGTLYKQRYERGVTVTPLQKLGKCKERGSRVTWCADETIFKEHRYDPKLMLARIRDLAYLNPKLTFVWHDKLHGEEPITIRHKRGISELVEHLNEGKDVLHKVVHFSRTRDDVEIEVALQYHDSYSELILTFANNINTTEGGTHLSGFKTALTRVINAYARKTGILKDKDLNLTGDDVRDGITAVLSVKLEHPQFEAQTKIKLTNFEVEGLVNSTVGEAFGEFLDENPSIARKIVEKGLVARRAREAARHSAELVRRQSGLEHLSMPGKLVDCIERDPSLCELFLVEGKSAGGSAKEGRDRRTQALLPLRGKILNVERARIDKALANEEIRCLITVLGTGIANSHTSSNGVEEESQNGSFDLKKLRYHKIIIMTDADVDGEHIRTLLLTFFYRYMRPLLEEGHVYIAQPPLFCIRAGKDERYYAASEEDRDAIVKSLRAKNKTCTVSRFKGLGEMNGQELFETTMDPESRTILQVQYDPEVDSESAEEIFSKLMGDKVEPRRAFIERHAKEITDIDWDY, from the coding sequence ATGGATGCCGGAGCGGACAGCCAGCTAGACACCCACGCGGACGCCAGCTACACGGCCCAAGACCTCGAGGTACTTCAGGGGCTCGAAGGCGTTCGCCTGCGACCCTCGATGTACATCGGCGACCCCAATATCCGAGGGCTGCACCAGCTCTTCAATGAAGTGGTGGACAACGCGGTGGACGAGGCTCTCGCGGGCTTCTGTGACCGCATCGAGATCACCCTGATCGACGAGCGTACGTGCTCTGTCCGAGACAACGGCCGCGGCTTCCCGATTGATATTCACGAGGAGACCGGCCTTTCCGGGCTCGAGACCGTCATGACCATGCTGCACGCTGGCGGCAAGTTTGGCGGCCGCGGTTACAAGGTCTCGAGCGGGCTGCACGGCGTGGGCGTCAGCGTCGTGAACGCGCTATCCAGGTGGCTCGAAGTCGAGGTCTGCCGTGACGGAACCTTATACAAGCAACGATACGAACGCGGCGTAACCGTAACGCCACTGCAGAAGCTGGGTAAGTGCAAGGAGCGCGGCTCGCGGGTGACATGGTGTGCCGACGAGACCATCTTCAAGGAGCACCGCTACGACCCCAAGCTGATGCTCGCACGCATTCGGGACCTCGCGTACCTGAACCCCAAGCTGACCTTCGTCTGGCACGACAAGCTACACGGCGAAGAGCCGATCACCATCCGGCACAAGCGCGGCATCAGCGAGCTGGTAGAGCACCTGAACGAAGGCAAGGACGTTCTCCACAAGGTCGTCCACTTCTCGCGCACGCGGGACGATGTGGAGATCGAGGTCGCCCTGCAGTATCACGACAGCTACTCGGAGCTGATCCTCACCTTCGCCAACAACATCAACACCACGGAGGGCGGCACGCACTTGAGCGGCTTCAAGACGGCGCTCACCAGGGTGATCAACGCCTACGCCCGCAAGACGGGCATATTGAAGGACAAGGACCTCAACCTCACCGGTGACGACGTCCGAGACGGCATTACCGCCGTGCTCTCAGTCAAGCTCGAGCATCCTCAATTCGAGGCGCAGACGAAGATCAAACTCACCAACTTCGAGGTCGAGGGCCTGGTCAATTCCACGGTCGGCGAGGCGTTCGGCGAATTCCTCGACGAGAACCCGTCCATAGCGCGCAAAATCGTGGAGAAGGGTCTCGTGGCACGTAGAGCTAGAGAAGCGGCGCGCCACTCCGCCGAACTGGTTCGCCGACAAAGTGGTCTCGAACACCTCTCCATGCCTGGCAAGCTCGTGGACTGTATCGAGCGCGATCCTAGCCTGTGCGAGCTGTTCCTAGTCGAGGGCAAATCGGCTGGCGGCTCTGCCAAAGAGGGCCGTGACCGACGCACACAGGCGCTGCTACCGCTGCGAGGCAAGATTCTCAATGTGGAGCGGGCGCGAATAGACAAGGCGCTCGCCAACGAGGAGATCCGCTGTCTGATCACCGTCCTCGGGACCGGCATCGCCAACTCGCACACATCTTCGAACGGAGTGGAGGAGGAGTCTCAGAACGGCAGCTTCGACTTAAAGAAGCTTCGCTACCACAAAATCATTATCATGACGGATGCGGACGTGGACGGGGAGCACATCCGTACCCTGCTGCTGACCTTCTTCTATCGTTACATGCGACCACTCCTAGAGGAGGGCCACGTCTACATCGCGCAACCGCCCCTCTTCTGTATTCGTGCCGGCAAGGACGAGCGGTATTACGCCGCGAGCGAAGAGGACCGGGACGCCATCGTGAAGTCCTTGCGGGCCAAGAACAAGACCTGCACCGTTTCGCGCTTCAAGGGTCTGGGCGAAATGAACGGGCAGGAGCTGTTCGAGACGACCATGGACCCCGAGAGCCGCACCATTCTTCAAGTCCAGTACGATCCGGAGGTGGACAGCGAGAGCGCCGAGGAGATATTCAGCAAGCTAATGGGCGACAAGGTGGAGCCGCGGCGCGCATTCATAGAGCGCCATGCTAAGGAGATTACCGACATAGACTGGGACTACTGA
- a CDS encoding DUF503 domain-containing protein encodes MAAHLGLAFVGLALPATSSLKEKRAIIRSGVAHVRHKFNVSISEVGALNTYRRAELAIAAVTNCKPVTEAVLQDAIRLLEGDPRVTLEDLHVEFL; translated from the coding sequence ATGGCCGCTCACCTCGGGCTAGCATTCGTCGGCTTAGCCCTCCCCGCGACAAGCTCGCTCAAGGAAAAACGCGCCATCATCCGGAGTGGCGTGGCTCACGTACGGCACAAGTTCAACGTATCCATCTCAGAGGTCGGGGCGCTGAACACCTATCGTCGGGCTGAGCTGGCGATTGCCGCGGTGACCAACTGCAAACCCGTCACCGAAGCGGTACTGCAAGACGCGATTCGGCTCTTAGAGGGCGACCCGCGAGTGACGCTCGAGGACCTCCATGTCGAGTTTCTGTAG
- the rbfA gene encoding 30S ribosome-binding factor RbfA, protein MKQRLPGVEAELAHQVAIIISREMSDSRLGLATVTHAKVTPDLLTARVFVSVFAEQQKQQEAIACLQHASGFIQHHLAKAMRMKRTPHLVFVLDDSTERAVGLTKLIQDAVRSDTE, encoded by the coding sequence ATGAAACAACGCCTGCCAGGAGTGGAAGCCGAGTTGGCGCATCAGGTGGCAATCATCATCTCGCGAGAGATGTCTGATTCTCGCCTGGGCCTGGCCACAGTGACGCACGCTAAGGTCACTCCCGACCTGCTGACGGCGCGTGTCTTCGTATCGGTGTTCGCAGAGCAGCAGAAGCAACAGGAGGCCATCGCCTGTTTGCAGCACGCAAGCGGATTTATTCAGCATCACCTGGCAAAGGCGATGCGGATGAAGCGGACGCCCCACCTCGTGTTCGTCCTCGACGACAGCACCGAGCGCGCCGTCGGCCTGACGAAACTCATCCAAGACGCTGTTCGGAGCGATACGGAGTGA
- a CDS encoding bifunctional oligoribonuclease/PAP phosphatase NrnA: MNTPTDAAEVLRGAQRIAIGCHVNPDGDTMGSALALSFALDALGKTTILLCHDAVPDNLRFLPASERFGNDPEGFEADLGLLVDLEGMGRLGQLAGYFSSLPRLVTIDHHQPQDAVGDVRVIDTSAASTSEIAYRVILEMDVPFTVDMATALLTGLITDTGGFRFPNTRPDHLELAAKWVRTGASLTSIFEHAYENRSFSAQQLMGRALAGLQRSADGQTVWSALALRDFEETGCTDADTDGIVNHLRAIQDAEVAVLFREARPGKVRVSLRSKGQMDVAAIAHKLGGGGHRNAAGCSFDGSLDNAVKTTLAEVAKWTGSLS, translated from the coding sequence GTGAACACACCCACAGATGCCGCCGAGGTGTTGCGAGGAGCGCAACGTATTGCGATCGGCTGTCACGTCAACCCTGACGGCGACACGATGGGCTCCGCGCTCGCTCTGTCGTTTGCCCTGGATGCTCTTGGCAAAACGACCATTCTGCTATGCCACGATGCCGTACCCGACAACCTGCGGTTCCTGCCCGCATCGGAGCGCTTTGGCAACGACCCCGAGGGCTTCGAGGCAGATCTCGGCTTGCTGGTGGACTTGGAAGGAATGGGGCGGCTCGGCCAACTTGCCGGCTACTTCTCATCACTGCCACGATTGGTGACCATAGACCACCACCAGCCGCAAGATGCAGTCGGCGATGTTCGCGTGATAGATACCTCTGCCGCCTCGACCTCCGAGATCGCATACCGCGTGATTCTCGAGATGGACGTGCCGTTCACTGTTGACATGGCAACTGCCCTTCTCACAGGTCTCATCACCGACACGGGAGGATTCCGCTTTCCAAACACGCGTCCGGATCACCTCGAGCTTGCCGCAAAGTGGGTTCGCACCGGAGCCAGCCTCACGTCCATCTTCGAGCACGCCTATGAAAACCGCAGCTTCTCGGCCCAGCAGCTCATGGGGCGAGCGCTTGCGGGCCTTCAGCGCTCCGCTGACGGGCAGACCGTTTGGTCGGCGCTCGCACTCCGCGATTTCGAGGAGACTGGTTGCACTGATGCCGACACCGATGGCATCGTCAATCACCTGCGGGCGATACAGGATGCCGAGGTGGCCGTGCTGTTTCGCGAGGCCCGTCCTGGGAAGGTCCGCGTAAGCCTTCGCTCCAAAGGACAGATGGACGTTGCCGCCATCGCACACAAGTTGGGTGGTGGTGGTCACCGGAACGCCGCGGGCTGCTCCTTCGACGGGTCGCTCGACAACGCGGTGAAGACTACGCTGGCCGAGGTTGCGAAGTGGACGGGTTCCTTGTCGTAG
- the truB gene encoding tRNA pseudouridine(55) synthase TruB, translated as MDGFLVVDKPSGISSHDAVAAIRRSLRTKRVGHGGTLDPLATGVLVIAVGKATRLLPYLVMEPKRYAFRLALGVATDTQDAEGAVTKESDASALKHQNVERVLSTFRGEIQQVPPMYSAIHHGGKRLYEMARRGVEVERAARTVIIHSLTLHAFEPGRTASAELTCECSSGTYVRTLCHDIGVALGVGGHLASLTRTACGRFDIADAVPLSEISESTPLLPCRDALSHLDAFTPAPAGLVSLLHGNPVRPSRPPQSKHVCILNEQHKMVALAEFRTSKLHPVVVLAQE; from the coding sequence GTGGACGGGTTCCTTGTCGTAGACAAGCCTTCCGGAATCAGTTCGCACGATGCGGTCGCAGCCATTCGGCGCTCGCTACGCACGAAGCGCGTCGGGCATGGCGGCACGCTCGACCCTCTGGCTACCGGGGTGCTGGTCATCGCCGTCGGCAAGGCCACTCGATTACTCCCCTACTTGGTTATGGAGCCCAAGCGATATGCGTTTCGCCTGGCACTCGGCGTTGCGACGGACACCCAGGACGCCGAGGGAGCTGTGACCAAGGAAAGCGACGCGTCCGCCCTGAAGCACCAGAACGTCGAGCGCGTGCTATCCACATTCCGCGGCGAGATCCAGCAGGTTCCACCCATGTATTCTGCGATCCATCACGGCGGCAAGCGACTCTACGAGATGGCCAGGCGCGGGGTGGAGGTCGAGCGGGCGGCTCGCACCGTGATTATCCACTCCCTTACGCTCCATGCCTTCGAACCAGGGCGGACCGCAAGCGCAGAGTTAACGTGCGAGTGCTCCTCGGGGACGTATGTGCGTACCCTGTGCCACGACATTGGGGTAGCTCTCGGGGTGGGCGGGCACCTCGCCTCGCTGACGCGAACTGCGTGCGGCAGATTCGACATTGCCGACGCAGTGCCGCTTAGCGAGATATCAGAAAGCACTCCGCTGCTACCGTGCCGTGACGCCCTCTCTCACCTCGATGCGTTCACTCCGGCTCCAGCAGGTCTCGTTTCGCTTCTTCATGGCAATCCGGTGCGACCGAGTAGGCCGCCGCAATCCAAGCACGTTTGCATCCTGAACGAGCAGCACAAGATGGTCGCCCTTGCAGAGTTTCGAACCTCGAAGTTGCACCCGGTGGTAGTGCTCGCCCAGGAGTGA